From Callithrix jacchus isolate 240 chromosome 15, calJac240_pri, whole genome shotgun sequence, one genomic window encodes:
- the ST3GAL6 gene encoding type 2 lactosamine alpha-2,3-sialyltransferase isoform X1, which produces MILGESTGFVDKLKEKGEPAMRGYLVAIFLSAVFLYYVLHCILWGTNVYWVAPVEMKRRNKFQPCLSKPAFASLLRFQQFHPFLCAADFRKIASLYGSDKFDLPYGMRTSAEYFRLALSKLQSCDLFDEFDNIPCKKCVVVGNGGVLKNKTLGEKIDSYDVIIRMNNGPVLGHEEEVGRRTTFRLFYPESVFSDPIHNDPNTTAILTAFKPHDLRWLLDLLMGNKINTNGFWKKPALNLIYKPYQIRILDPFIIRTAAYELLHFPKVFPKNQKPKHPTTGIIAITLAFYICHEVHLAGFKYNFSDLKSPLHYYGNATMSLMNKNAYHNVTAEQLFLKDIIEKNLVINLTQD; this is translated from the exons GTGAGCCAGCCATGAGAGGGTATCTTGTGGCCATTTTCCTGAGTGCCGTCTTCCTCTATTACGTACTGCATTGTATATTATGGGGAACAAACGTCTATTG GGTGGCACCTGTGGAAATGAAACGGAGAAATAAGTTCCAGCCTTGTTTATCAAAGCCAGCTTTTGCCTCTCTGCTGAG GTTTCAACAGTTTCACCCTTTTCTGTGTGCAGCTGATTTTAGAAAGATTGCTTCCTTGTATGGTAGCGATAAGTTTGATTTGCCCTATGGGATGAGAACATCAG CGGAATATTTTCGACTTGCTCTTTCAAAACTGCAGAGTTGTGATCTCTTTGACGAGTTTGACAA CATACCCTGTAAAAAGTGCGTGGTGGTTGGTAATGGAGGAGTTCTGAAGAATAAGACCTTAGGAGAGAAGATCGACTCCTATGACGTAATCATAAG AATGAATAATGGTCCCGTTTTAGGACATGAAGAAGAAGTTGGGAGAAGGACGACCTTCCGACTTTTTTATCCAGAATCTGTTTTTTCAGATCCTATTCACAACGACCCTAATACGACAGCAATTCTCACAGCTTTTAAGCCACATGATTTGAGGTGGCTGTTGGACTTGTTGATGGGTAACAAAATA AACACTAATGGTTTTTGGAAGAAACCAGCCTTAAACCTGATCTATAAACCTTATCAAATCAGAATATTAGATCCTTTCATTATCAGAACAGCGGCTTATGAACTGCTTCATTTTCCAAAAGTGTTTCCCAAAAATCAG AAACCCAAACACCCAACAACAGGAATTATTGCCATCACACTGGCATTCTACATATGCCACGAAGTTCACCTAGCTGGTTTTAAATACAACTTTTCTGACCTCAAGAGTCCCTTGCACTACTATGGGAACGCCACCATGTCTTTGATGAATAAG aaTGCATATCACAATGTCACTGCAGAGCAGCTCTTTTTGAAGGACATTATAGAAAAAAACCTTGTAATCAACTTGACTCAAGATTGA
- the ST3GAL6 gene encoding type 2 lactosamine alpha-2,3-sialyltransferase isoform X2, producing MRGYLVAIFLSAVFLYYVLHCILWGTNVYWVAPVEMKRRNKFQPCLSKPAFASLLRFQQFHPFLCAADFRKIASLYGSDKFDLPYGMRTSAEYFRLALSKLQSCDLFDEFDNIPCKKCVVVGNGGVLKNKTLGEKIDSYDVIIRMNNGPVLGHEEEVGRRTTFRLFYPESVFSDPIHNDPNTTAILTAFKPHDLRWLLDLLMGNKINTNGFWKKPALNLIYKPYQIRILDPFIIRTAAYELLHFPKVFPKNQKPKHPTTGIIAITLAFYICHEVHLAGFKYNFSDLKSPLHYYGNATMSLMNKNAYHNVTAEQLFLKDIIEKNLVINLTQD from the exons ATGAGAGGGTATCTTGTGGCCATTTTCCTGAGTGCCGTCTTCCTCTATTACGTACTGCATTGTATATTATGGGGAACAAACGTCTATTG GGTGGCACCTGTGGAAATGAAACGGAGAAATAAGTTCCAGCCTTGTTTATCAAAGCCAGCTTTTGCCTCTCTGCTGAG GTTTCAACAGTTTCACCCTTTTCTGTGTGCAGCTGATTTTAGAAAGATTGCTTCCTTGTATGGTAGCGATAAGTTTGATTTGCCCTATGGGATGAGAACATCAG CGGAATATTTTCGACTTGCTCTTTCAAAACTGCAGAGTTGTGATCTCTTTGACGAGTTTGACAA CATACCCTGTAAAAAGTGCGTGGTGGTTGGTAATGGAGGAGTTCTGAAGAATAAGACCTTAGGAGAGAAGATCGACTCCTATGACGTAATCATAAG AATGAATAATGGTCCCGTTTTAGGACATGAAGAAGAAGTTGGGAGAAGGACGACCTTCCGACTTTTTTATCCAGAATCTGTTTTTTCAGATCCTATTCACAACGACCCTAATACGACAGCAATTCTCACAGCTTTTAAGCCACATGATTTGAGGTGGCTGTTGGACTTGTTGATGGGTAACAAAATA AACACTAATGGTTTTTGGAAGAAACCAGCCTTAAACCTGATCTATAAACCTTATCAAATCAGAATATTAGATCCTTTCATTATCAGAACAGCGGCTTATGAACTGCTTCATTTTCCAAAAGTGTTTCCCAAAAATCAG AAACCCAAACACCCAACAACAGGAATTATTGCCATCACACTGGCATTCTACATATGCCACGAAGTTCACCTAGCTGGTTTTAAATACAACTTTTCTGACCTCAAGAGTCCCTTGCACTACTATGGGAACGCCACCATGTCTTTGATGAATAAG aaTGCATATCACAATGTCACTGCAGAGCAGCTCTTTTTGAAGGACATTATAGAAAAAAACCTTGTAATCAACTTGACTCAAGATTGA
- the ST3GAL6 gene encoding type 2 lactosamine alpha-2,3-sialyltransferase isoform X3 gives MKRRNKFQPCLSKPAFASLLRFQQFHPFLCAADFRKIASLYGSDKFDLPYGMRTSAEYFRLALSKLQSCDLFDEFDNIPCKKCVVVGNGGVLKNKTLGEKIDSYDVIIRMNNGPVLGHEEEVGRRTTFRLFYPESVFSDPIHNDPNTTAILTAFKPHDLRWLLDLLMGNKINTNGFWKKPALNLIYKPYQIRILDPFIIRTAAYELLHFPKVFPKNQKPKHPTTGIIAITLAFYICHEVHLAGFKYNFSDLKSPLHYYGNATMSLMNKNAYHNVTAEQLFLKDIIEKNLVINLTQD, from the exons ATGAAACGGAGAAATAAGTTCCAGCCTTGTTTATCAAAGCCAGCTTTTGCCTCTCTGCTGAG GTTTCAACAGTTTCACCCTTTTCTGTGTGCAGCTGATTTTAGAAAGATTGCTTCCTTGTATGGTAGCGATAAGTTTGATTTGCCCTATGGGATGAGAACATCAG CGGAATATTTTCGACTTGCTCTTTCAAAACTGCAGAGTTGTGATCTCTTTGACGAGTTTGACAA CATACCCTGTAAAAAGTGCGTGGTGGTTGGTAATGGAGGAGTTCTGAAGAATAAGACCTTAGGAGAGAAGATCGACTCCTATGACGTAATCATAAG AATGAATAATGGTCCCGTTTTAGGACATGAAGAAGAAGTTGGGAGAAGGACGACCTTCCGACTTTTTTATCCAGAATCTGTTTTTTCAGATCCTATTCACAACGACCCTAATACGACAGCAATTCTCACAGCTTTTAAGCCACATGATTTGAGGTGGCTGTTGGACTTGTTGATGGGTAACAAAATA AACACTAATGGTTTTTGGAAGAAACCAGCCTTAAACCTGATCTATAAACCTTATCAAATCAGAATATTAGATCCTTTCATTATCAGAACAGCGGCTTATGAACTGCTTCATTTTCCAAAAGTGTTTCCCAAAAATCAG AAACCCAAACACCCAACAACAGGAATTATTGCCATCACACTGGCATTCTACATATGCCACGAAGTTCACCTAGCTGGTTTTAAATACAACTTTTCTGACCTCAAGAGTCCCTTGCACTACTATGGGAACGCCACCATGTCTTTGATGAATAAG aaTGCATATCACAATGTCACTGCAGAGCAGCTCTTTTTGAAGGACATTATAGAAAAAAACCTTGTAATCAACTTGACTCAAGATTGA
- the ST3GAL6 gene encoding type 2 lactosamine alpha-2,3-sialyltransferase isoform X4 yields the protein MRTSAEYFRLALSKLQSCDLFDEFDNIPCKKCVVVGNGGVLKNKTLGEKIDSYDVIIRMNNGPVLGHEEEVGRRTTFRLFYPESVFSDPIHNDPNTTAILTAFKPHDLRWLLDLLMGNKINTNGFWKKPALNLIYKPYQIRILDPFIIRTAAYELLHFPKVFPKNQKPKHPTTGIIAITLAFYICHEVHLAGFKYNFSDLKSPLHYYGNATMSLMNKNAYHNVTAEQLFLKDIIEKNLVINLTQD from the exons ATGAGAACATCAG CGGAATATTTTCGACTTGCTCTTTCAAAACTGCAGAGTTGTGATCTCTTTGACGAGTTTGACAA CATACCCTGTAAAAAGTGCGTGGTGGTTGGTAATGGAGGAGTTCTGAAGAATAAGACCTTAGGAGAGAAGATCGACTCCTATGACGTAATCATAAG AATGAATAATGGTCCCGTTTTAGGACATGAAGAAGAAGTTGGGAGAAGGACGACCTTCCGACTTTTTTATCCAGAATCTGTTTTTTCAGATCCTATTCACAACGACCCTAATACGACAGCAATTCTCACAGCTTTTAAGCCACATGATTTGAGGTGGCTGTTGGACTTGTTGATGGGTAACAAAATA AACACTAATGGTTTTTGGAAGAAACCAGCCTTAAACCTGATCTATAAACCTTATCAAATCAGAATATTAGATCCTTTCATTATCAGAACAGCGGCTTATGAACTGCTTCATTTTCCAAAAGTGTTTCCCAAAAATCAG AAACCCAAACACCCAACAACAGGAATTATTGCCATCACACTGGCATTCTACATATGCCACGAAGTTCACCTAGCTGGTTTTAAATACAACTTTTCTGACCTCAAGAGTCCCTTGCACTACTATGGGAACGCCACCATGTCTTTGATGAATAAG aaTGCATATCACAATGTCACTGCAGAGCAGCTCTTTTTGAAGGACATTATAGAAAAAAACCTTGTAATCAACTTGACTCAAGATTGA
- the ST3GAL6 gene encoding type 2 lactosamine alpha-2,3-sialyltransferase isoform X5, with protein sequence MRNYPGEKICLKCSTPPFSWLVGIPCKKCVVVGNGGVLKNKTLGEKIDSYDVIIRMNNGPVLGHEEEVGRRTTFRLFYPESVFSDPIHNDPNTTAILTAFKPHDLRWLLDLLMGNKINTNGFWKKPALNLIYKPYQIRILDPFIIRTAAYELLHFPKVFPKNQKPKHPTTGIIAITLAFYICHEVHLAGFKYNFSDLKSPLHYYGNATMSLMNKNAYHNVTAEQLFLKDIIEKNLVINLTQD encoded by the exons ATGAGGAATTACCCCGGAGAAAAGATCTGCCTGAAATGCTCGACTCCTCCTTTCTCGTGGCTTGTAGG CATACCCTGTAAAAAGTGCGTGGTGGTTGGTAATGGAGGAGTTCTGAAGAATAAGACCTTAGGAGAGAAGATCGACTCCTATGACGTAATCATAAG AATGAATAATGGTCCCGTTTTAGGACATGAAGAAGAAGTTGGGAGAAGGACGACCTTCCGACTTTTTTATCCAGAATCTGTTTTTTCAGATCCTATTCACAACGACCCTAATACGACAGCAATTCTCACAGCTTTTAAGCCACATGATTTGAGGTGGCTGTTGGACTTGTTGATGGGTAACAAAATA AACACTAATGGTTTTTGGAAGAAACCAGCCTTAAACCTGATCTATAAACCTTATCAAATCAGAATATTAGATCCTTTCATTATCAGAACAGCGGCTTATGAACTGCTTCATTTTCCAAAAGTGTTTCCCAAAAATCAG AAACCCAAACACCCAACAACAGGAATTATTGCCATCACACTGGCATTCTACATATGCCACGAAGTTCACCTAGCTGGTTTTAAATACAACTTTTCTGACCTCAAGAGTCCCTTGCACTACTATGGGAACGCCACCATGTCTTTGATGAATAAG aaTGCATATCACAATGTCACTGCAGAGCAGCTCTTTTTGAAGGACATTATAGAAAAAAACCTTGTAATCAACTTGACTCAAGATTGA